GACACAAAACGTAGCTTACGAAGCCAAACCCCAGTCGAGATgataatgaaattccaagaatttcaATATTACGGTTTGCAACGTCGGCAGAGTCGCTCCCGGAAAAAATCATAACGAATTGACGGACAAGGGGCGCAAAAGGCAAGAGCCACAGACGGCCTTAGAGACACAGCTGCACCAACAGCAGGCCTGCACGTGCTAAAACGGCTGCGTGCGGCACCCGTTCCCTTCCTCCCTCACCCCCTTTCCTTCCTCCCATACGCGTCGTACACACATACATGGGGGACACTGACGTCGGCGGCCGCCGGATGTTGTAATACAGCTGGGGACAGGGAGGACTTCACGGCACGGCAGTACCccgatctgtgtgtgtgtgtgtgtgtgtgtgtgaagcttcGGAGGGGCTGCAGCTTTACCCTATAACTGACATATTCGTCAAAAGGCTTAACAACAATTAATTTGACACCCGGCTGCTGAAACTGGGTCCAAATTGCCACAACGAATTGTCACACTGGCGTAATGAGAGTAAGGGCCGGTGTATTGGAAAAATTGACGATGACTGCGTTATTAACAAGCTAATGAATTGATTGTCTAGTTCAGCTTCCTGATCGCACATAGGCCTGCGTGCGTGTTTAACAGGACCACCCCCACCCGCCACATACATGAACTGAACTGTACCTAATTAAAGAAGAGGAATCAATGAACATATAATCTATCAATAGACCGTGTGTGACTGTCTGCAGAACAACACACGCCAAAACAGCAGCACCGCTGAAACGGAACAGCAGCTGGGCCCCGGCACCTCTACCCTCCTAGTGCTGCTGCGCCACTGCtacagcagtagcagtagcaaaGAAACAGCAGCTGGAGCCCATATCTTCTTTAATAATTGATCGCGGCCGAATATTGGACAGATGTCGTCGTGTTGTGCTTTAACGGTTTTTGTTAGTGATTCGACATATGGGAAAAGACagcctgagtgtgtgtgtgtttttaagcaTGAATGTTTGATGAGCGGCGACGAATGAAACATCCACCGGGTGTTAATGCGAGTGTTGAAGAataaatagatagtatataaattGATAGATAGATCTAGGCCATCCCTCTTGAACTATTACtaacttaaaatataatttatgtaacGCATACTTGCAATCACATTAATTTACGTTTCACTGtacgagagagggagagcaaCTGAAGCCTCTTTACGACATTAATCATATATTAGCCTTGTAAAATAtcttaagaacaaaaaaaaattaattaaaacaaaacgaATTGGCAACATTTTCAACAATCATAAGTTAACATCCATTATACTGCTGTGGATTGTAGACAGACACGTGGCTTCTGGTATAACAATACATCCCACCCCAAACCCCGccatcccccttcccccattTTCCCTCTTAAAACCCAGGTGTGTGCTAAAGTTATCATCCAAAGCCGACCTGAAATGATTCTCGTAACATGATGTGCCGTTTTCTACTTCTCCCATTTGCGTAACGTAACGTAGGTCCTTAATTTTGACCAttaagaaataaagaatgaaagcTATTGAGCAAAATGACGAGAGTTTACACTCAGAATTGCTCTCAGTTCCAGAAGTTATATTACAAGGTGATTTGATTTCACCTCAGTGGACAATGGAACAATTGAGAATCATGACATGAAAGGGCGACGACAGAATGCAATACTTTTCCTCTTTTGAAGAAGTCGTCCAGGTGCTCGCAAGAAATCGACGCCTCCTGCTGGACCACCAAGAAGAAGGACCAATAACCTCCTGCGCATATGTTCTTCCTGACGACGACGCAGAAGCATGATGAAAGGGCCACTTGTAGTAGGACCCTTTAAAAAGAAGCATTTACTGAAGGATGGACAGATTGCGAGTCCAAGAAGCAGCCAGCTGGAGGTGCGGAGCCGGTGTGGGCTGTGGGTGGGTGAGTGGCGAGAGAGAGGTGGACCTCTCAGTCATGAGTAAGGCCTCTCGGCTCCGGGtaaggggggcggggtgggggaggcgTTGAAGACCAGGTGTTTTGTCATATTCATCGCACAACATTCTCTTCTTCGTCACATGACGTCGTCACCGGCTGCCATGGAAGATACAGAAAACTAACATTAATTATGCGGCAGCTGGTTTTTTCtgcgccatctctctctctctctctctctctctctctctctctctctctctctctctctctgtaaaatgaCACGATCCGCTACTATCTGCGTGTGTGACATTAATGTGAATTCCAAGATACCTGCACacaaatcattattaaaaaatatactttacaCGTTAAAAGGCAAGATGACAAACTATTACTCTTAAAATCAATGTCATTACTATTTAAGAGGTAAACTGAATGTGGAGAAACCTACAATTAAATACATAACCATCTTTGAACATGAAGACATTAGACCTAATCActattaataaagaaaacagcTTTCAGGCACttaaatagtgagagagagagagactcaaatatCTAAGGCAACACACAACGTATGGTTAAACCGTAAGACACCCACCTAGTTGAGGGCCGAAAAGATGGATGGGGGGAGTCCCTCCCCCAGGTGTGGTAGTAagacggcagcagcagcagcagcgacggGGTGGAAAGATGGAGGaagtaagggggggggggcagatggCAATGGTCGCCCCAGCTGGTTTTATTGGTGAAGGTCTAGCTGACATGAAGAAGGTATTTGCAACAGGAGAATAATTGTTACAGAGTCCAAGGTTCTTGAGAGGGCTGGAGAGAAGATGAAGGAGGATAGGAAGGGCTGTGTGTGCCCTCGGCGAGATGAGTCATCATCGGCAATCTCGATTTAACATCAAGTAACACCACCTGGTTAATCTCATTTAGTGACTGGTCACAGCAGGTGTAGAGACAGCGCTTTGCGTTGTCAGCCTGATGCTGCCGAAGGAGttgtctctttttcttcttcttcttcctttcgttCGGCGAGGTGAATGAAGGATCAAAAGGTGATCCCCGATGTTGATACGTACTAATGACGTTTAGACGCTTTCGTTCATAGACCGTGTCCACCCAGCAGGTTTACGTCTGATAAATAATGTATAACATGGGCAAGAACCACCGCTTCCAAGAAGGAAGAGACAAGACAGAGcaggaggaaaataaaataaaaaaaaatatcaaactcgTTTTCGCTTgaaaggaaacgaaaaaaaaaaaaagtttcattgacagaatagagagagagagagagagtttggggagGTTTGTTTATGATTGTAGCGAGAGGGGGGATGGAGGGAAGGGGTGTGAGGGTGAGGGAGTGTTATGTAGGCACAGATATGGCAGGGTAACTGTCAGACAGGTCAGGGTTACGCCAAAAGCGACCTCCCACCCACCAGCAATGCCACCTACGGGGTTGGGACTTGGGAGTGGGTGGTCGGCCTGCAACATTCTCCCCTCCCACCCTGGGAACCACAGACAGATCCACAACCccatcctccctcctctctctcctcaactccTTGGTAATCCGTACACATGGCATATTTGGTAAACGCCTTCTGCATCCctgtggcttctctctctctctctctctctctctctctctctctctctctctctctctatttttgtaTACGTTGCATTGGTCAACTTAGAACGACTCTCTCTCTTTGGTGGCTATATTTAGGGGGACTTTCAACAaactgtaaatatgtatatacattgaggagtctacatacaaatataaaaaagtttatgagaatatatataatttccttgctTCCGTTCACTTCTTCAGAGATTTCTGTGGTTTTTAAAAGACGACAAAACTCCCAGAGGTCTTCTGCAGGTAGTACTGGTAGTACTAGTACTACTGCTGGTGGTGGAACTCGTCTTGCTCTTCTTACTGCTGGTGTTATTGTTCAATGTCGCTGCTGCCGTGGTCGTCTTGCCGCTGACGACGACGTGATTGTCATCCTTGTTTGTCGCCGAGGCGTTGGCCAACGACGTCGAATTTTTATTGCTGCTGGCGTTCAGAGCCTGCAAGCTGAAGATGGGATTGCTGTGGATGGAGGAGGTCAGGTCGGCAATGTCCTCATTTCCCAGAATGCTGTTAACCGGATGGTGGACCAGAGTGTCCTGCAACTCGACGATGTAGTCGATGACGTACTGAATCACCGCCAGCCTCGACAGCTTCCCAGCTTTGGGGCAGGCGGGCACTAATTGGCGTAGCTTGTCCAGGTAGTCGCGGATTTCTTGTCGCTCCTGCCTGACCTCGGCATGACATCTGTTTGACCTGACGCCGATGGGGTTGGGCCTCACGCTGCGGTGACAGCTCTTATTCCAGCTGATGGATTTCATTCCGGACTGTTGACGAACGACAGTCGTGTGAGTGAAGGAAAGAGCCAGGCTACTGGAATGCCTCGATGTGCCTCTGAGGTCAGGTAAAGGAACCCAGGTGTCTTCTTGAACCCCTTTCGACCACACACGCGCGCTTGTACCtcgcacacacgcgcgcacacacacacacacacgcgggaGCACACACTAGATTATATCCAGATGTGCACAAATGCTCTTCGAAAAAGGCGAGTATCGACTGTTCTGAAACTCTGCTGGTGTTGTTTCTGGGCGAATTCACAATCGCTGTGGTGATTTCGAGCTGTCAGTCAGTGTAACGATAACTCACTCGTCGGGGTTGATAGAGGAGAGGAGTAACACCTTCCCCACGCGGATTGCAGCGCTAACTAAACGTGTTAGAGGGCCACAGCTTCCTCATATACCGTGAGTTCATTGATGCTTCGGTGGTAGCAACAGCATCACCGGCCCGGCAGCCAATCAGAACTGCGAATCACTCTCTGGTTTCGGCATGAGCTCCGCCTACCAGCTCTTCCCCCAATCAGAACGCGGTTTCATCGGAGGCCTCGTAGTGCCGAATATTACCGTGGGAAAACAATTGGGAGCGGAAAACCTTTGGGATAAAGGCCATTGCTATCCAAACTAAGAATCAGCGTAAAATGCAATACAGGATAGACTTTATGACTATTTCGTACTAGAATCGTCGATGTATCTCGCTTGGAAGAGAATCATTAAAGGAATCAAGTAATTTAGTGAATGAACATGGAAGTTGTATTATATTGAACATGGCATCACCGTGGGAAATATTTATGTAGTACCGAACGCGCGAGATGCACGCCGCATATattacaacattaaaaaaaaacttcattttcattcaaCCTCGTCaatttaactcatcagatatcaTTCATTTCTTGTACTAAAACGATTTAAAATACATAGAAATACCAAAAGCTCGATTACCGACTCGATAAATTGTCCAAAATAGCTTCGGGATTTTGGGCTAACTGGCAACTTGTCGACTGAATGAATTCATAGAGTAATTACCTTGTCTCCAGCCGCACTTGATAATGATATTCCCCTCATTTTAACATATGGTACTGGTCGGTGAACAACGACTGGTTATTATCGGATTTTGCTTATAGCTGTCGTTCCCATGATCGCGTGGGAGAGAACTATTGACGGAGAAGGACGGAACAGACAGGGTATATATGTAGCTATGTATGCTTGAGGGTATAGGGATTGCGTAGACGTGAGAAAGCAGTTTAGACTAATTTGGACTTAACCGTAATTTGAAGACAAGCGCTTGAAATCTCATGCTACACCTCCCCTCAATCAGTTTATGGAGGCTTGCGCATGCGCAGTGGCCATAACAACGCATCGCGTCCGTGACAACATTGCTCAATATACTAGAGTTTTGTGTTAGGCCTAGTACTGAAATTTAAGGAAAATGCTTACCTATGACAGTGTGGAGTCACTGACAGCATTATCACAAAACTAGTTAAGCAAACTTACTAACCCTCAgttaaaaagaagctttaagcaCATTGATTAATGCCCTAAGAAATCAAGAACCAACCAATACCGAGAGACTAGATGAGTTAAAGCTACTGAGAGGTGAAATCAATGAAATAAAGACAATTAaacaagaagttaaggatctcTCAATCACATTGGACGAAGCTTACAAGGTTATAAGCCAGCGACAAAAGTTTTTAGAAGCAGTTGATGGAAGAGAAAGTAGCAGAAATATTGTTATAACTGGGTTATCAGAGAGTAGCAACGAGGTCGGAGATAACGATACTGCCGAGGTTAAGAAGGTGATCGAGGCAACTGGCTATGCAGACGACATGGAGATGGAGCCGGGAAAGTGGCAGACAAGACGGAATAACACAAGGTGAAatcgtcggtcgctcggttcccgcactgtgacgtcacaggggcgcgtcgactgggcagtgcacttaatgattctgttttgacagtaatttgttgctatgctggtgttaccaatttccatacaggaaaatatttctctctctctctctctctctctctctctctctctctctctctctctctctctctctctctctcacttaaaacaCAGCTATGTCAAGATTATctaagaccttaccatacagaatgtaatcttgttggaatacaaataacgaaagtaacgaaggtgaatgaatatgaacaaaaaaaaaaactttccagactTTTATTGAACTAGCGTagtcttttatttacaaaaaaattactgaagaatttttttcattttgtttacacgTTTTCTAAGAAATTCCGACTTCGTTTCACCCTAAAATGTATTCtgcacctaataaagaacttcattacttcctctggaacatcaatgtttaattccctgaaaatattaactaatttcgtaatcccatcaacACCTGGTTTCAACTGTTCCCCATGAAAAGATTGAAAGCGTTGTTGCATCTCctttaaattattgaaaaattgaGGACTGGGCCTTAAGCAACACTTTCCTCCTCActttggagatccagtcgttgtttaggccttcaTTATCTGGGAATCCTAAGGGAGGacatttatttctgtacttatgagctatataaccTCCCAGATATTGCAAGGCTTCCATTGCTATACCATTTTCAGACTactccaagatctacaaaatcctcttcctccagctcattaggtagacctacctgaggaattctcatcaagagatgagcagagatacaCAATTCAGAGTCGAAATCAACATGAATGGAGTCACTTTCTTCAGgggttttggaaacccaagacttaccTGGTTCCATAACGCTAATTCTCCATACACTACGTGACCTATCAATAGGTCTATGCTTTTTTACCAGATTCAACGCTCTGTTCCCACGATATCCCTTAGTGGGgttcataagaaataaaagatctaggcctaattattgtctgcacGGGAAGACTACTCAGAAGTAGGTCACTACGCATAGGCCTAATCACCTGTTCGAACAACTTTACATCcataaaaagaaagtataaaagaaaaaaaaatggatagccTTAATCCGaccatttcttcattcattgcatagCTTAGGTCTATTctaattttgtacttcatttcaagaatttagtccaggctGCTTATCAACCGAAGGTATGTCACTAAAATttgcactaatgagattgtaaacaattgaaaccatacctgactttacgtccttaacaggtaaatttaaagagaAAACATCGGTTTTCTTTAATATGTGATATCTTCTCTGGTGAAGTTGCGGTAGCAGTTTatgttgaagatttctttcgtaatcttctgCCCGGAAggacagaacaaatcctggcatccttaacattaatgctatcacttcttttacatgcattcATCCATACTTTGGACACCTTGGGGTCTTTAGGAAACTTGTGAAAACAAATCCCTTTCTGTCTGAaactattagtgcacccaaatatggaaCACACCCATAACcgtgaactgcaacaatgcaactgacggagtgacaagtggatcgcccagtcgatgtgctcctgtgacgtcacagaaAGAGGGAAATTAGCGATCAGATCCCTCGGTGAATACACCTTATGTTTTTTTGTCTTGGAGGCAGATAAGACGTCTGGGAAGGGAAAACGATCGACGGAATAGACCCAATCTTGTAGTTAACAGCCAGCAACAACGGAGAAAGCAAAATGTCTGAAGAACTGTGAAGGACTTTTAGCTAGGATATTCATCAAGAAGGATCTACATCCTGCAGTAAGGAAGGAGATGGGCTCGAtttagagagacgagaggagaaaaGTAAGCCAGAAAATGCTGGTACTAATATTAGATATGACTGGAAAAATCGTGTTATTCTTCGAGACAATGTACTTATTGATAAATATGTTGTAAACTTTTTTAGTTCATTGgcaaaatgaattaaagataatGTTCTTGGAATATTGCAGGTGTGAGAGATAAGTTGCAGGATCCTGATGTTTTGCAATTTGTCTTGAATTACGACATTGGGTAGCTTTTAGAAGCGAAAATACTAAGTAATTTGAGTGTGCCAGGTTTTTGTTTATATGACAACCCTTCTCGGAAAGGCAAGTATAGAGGTGGCGTACTTTTGTTGGCCAAAGCAACATCATGAGATTGATAAAAAACGTAAAGCTAGATTGTGAAGGCCAAATCTGGTTTCAGGTGTCTTGCTGGTCAGGTGTCTTCCTCGGTGGTGTATACATTTACACCAGAGGATTCTCCGTACTTTGATGTACTGCAATTCGGTAATTTAGAGTCTGTGATAAATAATGAAGAGCAAATAATTGTTAAGGGAAATTTTCATGCCCGTGTAGGCTATCCAAATATTGTTAATAAAGAAGGTGTTCCTTATGTCTATGAGAATATTAGAGATGATATGTTAATGATAAAGGACGAAAGCTTCTTGATATTTGTAACCATAAATCGTTAGTTGTAATAAATCATCTCTCACATGAAGGGAAAATAATGGGTGGAAATCTGTCATATAGAAAGAGAATGGGTACCAGAGTTGGATTTGTGTATAATATCAAGAGAATGTATTCAATTGATAGAATGCTTAGAAGTAAATCAAGGCATACGAGGGTCTGGTCACGCCCCCTTAAGTGTGGTGCTTAAGACAGGtgtaaaaaaattgtcatttaaatttttgttggaaAGGGCAGAAAATTTAGGACTGTCTTACATGAAACCTGATAATCATCagttgattaaagaaaaaaaagtatttcacatAACAATGTTGGTGTTGATAAGTTTGTACAGTGCATGAGTCAAATTCAACCTCCGGATGTGATTAATGTAGACAGGGGCTGCGTAGAAGTTATAATGAGTGAAGGTTGGATACGATTTGTAGAGTTGCCGAAAAATGTCAAGTGAAGGTAGAAAGAGGTGTTGCTTGGGATGTAACAAAACACAGATGGGAGCGTTTACTGGAGTGTAATGATTTTAAAGCAATCTGGAGAGCTATAGACTGGAAGGGACAGATTTGAGAGGCAAATACATTGCAACCAGACGACGGCAAATTCAAGACCCATTTTCAATTCGTATAAACCCaggtaatattaattatataaaaatgaagatgTAAGTGATCTTGATGACGCCCCCGGCCTATGTCCCTGTTTTTGACGATCCTTTTGCTCCACAAGAACTAGACGAGGCTCTAAGAGacatgaatatgaatgaaagcTACTGTGGCCTCGGCCCTGGATTGTTTGTCTGCCTGTCCGCCTTGTGGCTGATGTTTTTCTTGACCGTGTTTAATACTTTGTTTTTGAGTTCGGATGACTTATTATCAAGGGGATTCAAACCACCTGTTGTACTTTTTAAATCTGATAACAGGATTCCATGTGGAAATTAAAGAGTAAGTATAAGTATCATGGATACGATAGGTAAGATATATGACATTTTGCTATCGAACAGACTGAAATTATGGTTCAGTATAGATAAGTGTCAAGCTGGAGCACAGAGGAAAAGAGGATGTATAGAACAAATATTGTCTTTAAGATTGTTAATAGATTTGACtatttttaagaagaaaaaaactcaaTGCCATGTTTGTAGATTTCAGTAGAGCTTATGATAAAGTTCCCAGAAATAAAATGATAAGTTATTTGAGAGAACTAGGATGTGGGTAAAAGATGTTGTCTGCAATGCAAAAGATGTGCAGTAACACTCAAAATGTTTAAAGAACAGCTATGATCGATAGCACTGTCGGTGTACGGCAGGGAGACCCCACTAGTGGTTTGCTGTTTGTCATTCACTATATGGATAAAATGGTGAAGACGTTAAAAGATGCAATACCACTGGACAGTTCTGTGGGTAATTTACATGTGCTTTTGTTGATGGATGATGACACAGTGATTGTTTCCACTGCTCGAGTAATGtgcattaaaaaattttatattatgatGAATTATTGTAATGAATATGGCGTGCAGCTTAATGGAAAAAAAGagcaaatttttcataataaacaaGTGTAGGTGATCAGTTGTCAATAACAGTTCAAGGTCAAACTATAAATTGCTGTGACTATTATCTTTACCTTGGAACTTTGTTCACAGATGACGGGAAGTGAAAAACTTGCCTCTCTCTACATCAGCCAAATTGACAATCAACCTTAAATAAGTTCTCAATATTCCGTAACACGAATGCTAAAATGCCATTCTATTTCAAGAAGAAAGTTTTGGAAGCAGCAGCGACTTCATCCTTGTTTTATGGGTCAGAAACATGGTTAACAAATGCATTACAAAAACCAATGAGTAATTACAACCATTGAGTAAAACGTCTTCTAGATGTAGGGTAAATACCTGCCCATATTTGTGTTTGGCTGAGTCTGGGATACCCCAACACAATTCGTCGACGATACCATTTTCTTATGTCTAAGTTGTCTAATCCTGATAGGGAAGAgccttttcatatattatatgcaGTATATGCAATGTGTAGGGGTGCAGACTCCTTGGGTATAGATTTATTCAAGGTTTCCTAGCCTTTAACGATCAAATTGACCCACAAGTTGGTATCATATCATCAATAGAAATAGAGCAGCTTCAGCAACAAAATATGTGACTTACAGAGACAAACTGAATCCCAACTTAGGAATGCATAAATTATATACTGATAAATTATGTCTCTGATTATGTTCGCTTAGCTTTCAGTCGTTGACGACTCATGTCCCATAACCTCCGTGTAGAAACAGGTAGGTGGAGCCGAACTCCCCCAGGAGCGTACTTGTGACAACAGCACTATTCGGGACGAGTCACACGTTCTGATCAAGTGTCCCCAGACAATGCCATGGAGGCATAAATTTCCAAACTTGAATTATGAGTCTCTGagtactttattaaatgaaaatgataacattGTTGATTTGGGTGTgtatgtttatgaagttcttcatatttataagtaaagtgcggctttgtcttctgttttatgtttctcttcaaataaactttcctttttttcaagcattatgtGTATTACGACTTGATACTGATAGTTTCATGTTTATGAATGAAGgattttcataaaaatgataGTTATGTGACTACGTTTTTCTCTATAGTAAGTTCCATTTTCGTTTCTCTATAATCTTATATGCTTATGTTATTTGTACttgattcatttttctttgtaggccaagtactttcgtatgttgctccgtatccctcttcagtcctactgatggtAAAACAATAAAGGGAGTTTTACGGCAACGCAAGAAACTGGTCCAAGACGGATTCTTTTAacagtgttggtcaggtaaccgCTGTTCGATTGTTTTTCTGTTGGCGTGAGacacggctggaacggcgaagtggtcgcGGGAGTAATTCAAGCTCGGCAGActctccatcggtgccatgactcaAGGGGAGGGCCAGATGTAAACACGGAAGTCGGCCATGTTGTAGGTAAGCTGTGTTGAGCACGCAGTCATGATAAGAACGATTTTTTCGGAAATTTGTAAAGATACTGTGTCTATTAATCCTCTGAGTATATGGTAAACACTTTCGGTGTGTTTGGATGCCACAATATGTCAAACAGAGACGGCAGATCGTGTTACTCAGTCCCCGATATTGTGAGACCTTCAGGATAAATAGGGCTCATTTTCAGCCGTCAATACATCGAAAATCTCAGATCACTTCATGAATGATGggtgttattaattattagtgcAAAAAGTGATAATGGTGAATAATCAAAGAATCCTAGggcataaatatttcacaaagtaatTCATTAACAGCCACTGCGTTCTCTATCAAATGATAGATTATTTTAGAACAGATAGGAGGTTATTTTGGTCAAATCTTTATAACTGGAAGT
The DNA window shown above is from Macrobrachium nipponense isolate FS-2020 chromosome 30, ASM1510439v2, whole genome shotgun sequence and carries:
- the LOC135202414 gene encoding DNA-binding protein inhibitor ID-2-B-like, with translation MKSISWNKSCHRSVRPNPIGVRSNRCHAEVRQERQEIRDYLDKLRQLVPACPKAGKLSRLAVIQYVIDYIVELQDTLVHHPVNSILGNEDIADLTSSIHSNPIFSLQALNASSNKNSTSLANASATNKDDNHVVVSGKTTTAAATLNNNTSSKKSKTSSTTSSSTSTTSTTCRRPLGVLSSFKNHRNL